The following proteins come from a genomic window of Flavobacterium eburneipallidum:
- a CDS encoding aconitate hydratase, with amino-acid sequence MAFDIEMIKKVYANMTSRVDAARKIVGRPLTLTEKILYSHLWEGQPTQTFKRGTDYVDFAPDRVACQDATAQMALLQFMHAGKKTVAVPTTVHCDHLILAKNGAEKDLAVANTQSKEVFDFLSSVSNKYGIGFWKPGSGIIHQIVLENYAFPGGLMIGTDSHTVNAGGLGMLAIGVGGADAVDVMSGMSWELKFPKLIGVKLTGKLSGWTAPKDVILKVADILTVKGGTGAIVEYFGEGATSMSCTGKGTICNMGAEIGATTSTFGYDESMRRYLSATGRQDVVDAADEVASYLTADPEVYANPESYFDQLIEINLSELEPHINGPFTPDRGTPVSKMKTEAAANGWPLKVEWGLIGSCTNSSYEDMARAASIVNQAVELGISPKAEFGINPGSEQIRYTIERDGIIATFEKMGTKVFTNACGPCIGQWDRAGADKGEKNTIVHSFNRNFSKRADGNPNTHAFVTSPEMVAALAISGRLDFNPITDSLINDNGEEVKLTAPYGDELPKKGFAVEDAGFQAPAADGSGVQILVSETSDRLQLLAPFEAWDEKNITGAKLLIKAFGKCTTDHISMAGPWLRFRGHLDNISNNMLIGAVNAFNDKTNSVKNQLTGAYDAVPAVARAYKAAGIPSVVVGDHNYGEGSSREHAAMEPRFLGVKAVLVKSFARIHETNLKKQGMLGLTFANEADYDKIQEDDTINFLDLVDFAPGKPLTLEFIHADGSKDVILANHTYNASQIGWFVAGSALNLIAAEANA; translated from the coding sequence ATGGCTTTTGATATTGAAATGATTAAAAAAGTGTATGCCAACATGACGAGTCGTGTGGATGCAGCACGAAAAATTGTGGGTCGTCCGTTAACTTTAACAGAGAAAATTTTATACAGTCACCTTTGGGAAGGGCAGCCTACTCAAACTTTTAAAAGAGGAACTGATTATGTTGACTTTGCTCCAGATAGAGTCGCTTGTCAGGATGCAACGGCTCAAATGGCTTTGTTACAATTTATGCACGCTGGAAAGAAGACAGTTGCAGTTCCAACAACAGTGCACTGTGATCATTTGATTTTAGCTAAAAATGGAGCAGAAAAAGATTTAGCTGTAGCCAATACCCAATCCAAAGAAGTTTTTGACTTCCTTTCTTCTGTATCTAATAAATACGGAATTGGTTTTTGGAAACCAGGTTCGGGAATCATTCACCAAATCGTTTTAGAAAACTATGCGTTTCCTGGAGGTTTGATGATTGGTACCGATTCCCATACGGTGAATGCTGGCGGATTAGGAATGCTAGCTATTGGGGTTGGTGGTGCTGATGCGGTAGATGTAATGTCGGGAATGTCTTGGGAATTGAAATTTCCAAAATTAATAGGGGTGAAATTAACTGGAAAATTATCTGGTTGGACTGCGCCAAAAGATGTAATTCTAAAAGTAGCTGATATTCTTACTGTAAAAGGAGGAACTGGAGCAATTGTAGAATATTTTGGTGAAGGAGCTACTTCGATGTCTTGTACCGGAAAAGGAACTATTTGTAATATGGGAGCCGAAATTGGAGCTACTACTTCTACGTTTGGTTACGATGAATCGATGAGAAGATACCTTTCTGCAACAGGTCGCCAAGATGTAGTAGATGCTGCGGATGAAGTAGCATCTTATTTAACTGCTGATCCAGAAGTGTATGCTAATCCAGAATCTTATTTTGATCAATTAATCGAAATCAATCTTTCGGAATTAGAACCACATATTAATGGTCCTTTTACTCCGGACAGAGGAACTCCCGTTTCTAAAATGAAAACAGAAGCTGCCGCAAATGGATGGCCATTAAAAGTAGAATGGGGATTAATCGGTTCTTGTACCAACTCTTCTTATGAAGATATGGCTCGTGCTGCGTCTATCGTAAACCAAGCCGTTGAATTAGGAATTAGTCCTAAAGCCGAGTTTGGTATCAATCCAGGTTCGGAACAAATTAGATATACAATCGAAAGAGACGGAATCATAGCTACTTTCGAAAAAATGGGAACCAAAGTATTTACCAATGCTTGTGGTCCTTGTATCGGGCAATGGGATAGAGCAGGAGCAGATAAAGGAGAGAAAAACACCATCGTTCACTCGTTTAATCGTAACTTTTCTAAACGTGCCGATGGAAATCCAAACACTCACGCTTTTGTAACTTCACCAGAAATGGTGGCTGCTTTAGCTATTTCAGGACGTTTGGATTTTAATCCTATAACTGATTCTTTGATTAATGATAATGGAGAAGAAGTGAAATTAACTGCGCCTTATGGCGATGAATTACCTAAAAAAGGTTTTGCTGTAGAAGACGCAGGATTTCAAGCACCAGCTGCTGATGGTTCTGGGGTTCAAATTTTGGTAAGCGAAACTTCCGATAGATTACAACTTTTAGCACCTTTTGAAGCTTGGGATGAAAAAAATATTACAGGAGCAAAATTGCTAATTAAAGCTTTCGGAAAATGTACTACAGATCATATTTCTATGGCTGGTCCTTGGTTGCGTTTCCGTGGGCATTTGGATAATATTTCCAACAATATGTTGATTGGTGCTGTAAATGCTTTCAATGATAAAACTAATTCAGTTAAAAATCAATTGACAGGTGCTTATGATGCTGTTCCTGCTGTAGCTCGTGCTTACAAAGCAGCTGGAATCCCTTCAGTTGTTGTGGGAGATCATAATTACGGTGAAGGTTCTTCTCGTGAACACGCTGCAATGGAGCCTCGTTTCTTGGGAGTAAAAGCAGTTTTGGTAAAATCTTTTGCTCGTATCCATGAAACCAATTTGAAAAAACAAGGAATGCTAGGTCTTACCTTTGCTAACGAAGCAGATTATGACAAAATTCAGGAAGATGATACTATTAATTTCTTGGATTTAGTTGATTTTGCTCCAGGAAAACCATTGACATTAGAATTCATTCACGCCGATGGTTCTAAAGATGTTATTTTGGCAAATCATACCTATAATGCCAGTCAAATTGGTTGGTTCGTTGCTGGTTCAGCATTGAATTTAATTGCAGCTGAAGCTAATGCTTAA